A stretch of the Marivirga tractuosa DSM 4126 genome encodes the following:
- a CDS encoding MATE family efflux transporter yields the protein MTTSDEFGTKPINYLLRKQAIPSAIGILTLSIYGIVDTIFVGNFVGSVGIAAITVVIPITFLISSIGMGIGIGGASIISRALGSGKPEKANKTFGNQLTLTFILGIFFSLSCWIFIEPILKVFGAKGDILQPTIDYFSIILLGIPVLAFAMMSNSIFRAVGYPKVAMVVMIVPAIVNVILDPIFIAVLGWGIEGAAWATTFSYLFSASYALYFFLKGKTGFNISKSDLVLDVKLTREIFSIGSVTIARQGVVSLLFLVLNNSLFKYGGESAIAVYGIINRMMMLVNVPAIGITQGSMPIIGYNYGAELFKRVSLTLRNAIISATVLSSFIYASILIFTPQIVGVFTKDQDLIQQTVPALRITFLMTPLIAFQLISAAYFQALGKALPALLLTLTKQGFFLIPLLLILPNFYQLDGIWIAFPIADLATAIVCMSYLVYDSKKIVLNPSSI from the coding sequence ATGACCACATCAGATGAGTTTGGCACCAAGCCAATCAATTATTTGCTAAGAAAACAAGCTATTCCCTCTGCGATTGGGATTTTGACTCTTTCCATTTATGGCATTGTAGATACCATCTTCGTAGGAAATTTTGTGGGCTCAGTTGGAATAGCAGCTATTACTGTGGTGATCCCAATTACATTTTTAATTTCTTCCATAGGAATGGGTATTGGAATTGGCGGAGCTTCCATTATTTCACGAGCTTTGGGATCTGGAAAACCCGAAAAGGCCAACAAGACCTTCGGAAATCAATTAACACTTACCTTTATTTTAGGAATATTCTTTAGTTTAAGTTGCTGGATTTTCATTGAGCCCATCTTGAAAGTATTTGGCGCCAAAGGAGATATTCTCCAGCCCACAATCGACTATTTCAGCATTATCCTTTTAGGGATTCCCGTACTGGCCTTTGCCATGATGTCAAATAGCATATTCCGAGCCGTTGGTTATCCAAAGGTGGCCATGGTCGTGATGATAGTACCTGCAATCGTCAATGTAATTTTAGATCCGATTTTTATAGCCGTTTTAGGATGGGGAATTGAAGGTGCTGCATGGGCTACAACATTTTCGTACTTATTTAGCGCTTCTTATGCTCTTTATTTCTTCTTGAAAGGTAAAACAGGTTTTAATATTAGTAAGTCTGACTTAGTATTGGATGTAAAGCTAACAAGAGAAATATTTTCTATTGGTTCGGTCACAATCGCCAGACAAGGAGTTGTAAGTTTATTGTTTTTGGTACTTAACAATTCATTATTCAAATATGGAGGGGAAAGTGCTATTGCAGTTTATGGTATTATCAATCGAATGATGATGTTGGTAAATGTGCCAGCTATAGGAATTACGCAGGGTTCGATGCCAATTATAGGATACAACTATGGAGCTGAATTGTTTAAAAGGGTTAGCCTAACCTTAAGAAATGCGATCATATCTGCCACTGTCCTTTCGTCCTTTATTTATGCAAGCATTTTAATATTTACTCCACAAATCGTGGGTGTTTTTACTAAAGACCAGGATTTGATCCAGCAAACGGTACCAGCACTACGCATTACTTTTTTAATGACCCCACTCATAGCGTTCCAATTGATTAGTGCGGCCTACTTCCAAGCATTAGGAAAAGCATTACCTGCACTACTTTTGACTTTAACGAAACAAGGATTTTTTCTTATCCCTTTACTATTAATTTTGCCAAACTTTTATCAACTGGACGGAATTTGGATAGCTTTTCCTATAGCCGATTTGGCAACTGCGATAGTTTGTATGAGCTATTTGGTTTATGATAGTAAGAAAATTGTACTTAATCCATCTTCAATATAA
- a CDS encoding DNA gyrase/topoisomerase IV subunit A, with translation MEENNENKEPNNNQNGEDKDKLHNVIAVSGMYENWFLDYASYVILERAVPANEDGFKPVQRRIMHAMKEMDDGRFNKVANIIGQTMQYHPHGDASIGDSIVNMGQKDILIETQGNWGDIRTGDSSAAPRYIEARLSKFALDVVFNPQTTEWQLSYDGRKKEPVTLPVKFPLLLAQGVEGIAVGLSTKILPHNFCELIKACIDVLKNKKIEIYPDFPTGGMADFSEYNQGLRGGKIRVRAKIEEGEKRTLLIKNIPFGTTTTGLIESIIKANDKGKIKVKKVVDNTAKDVEIEVQLAAGQSPDITIDALYAFTDCEISISPNACVIIEDKPIFLPVNEILKKNVEDTLGLLERELEIRRGELMEKILFSSLEKIFIENRIYRNIEECETWEAVLETIDKGLEPFKPQFYREITQDDIIRLTEIKIKRISKFDKFKADELMRKLEDELAQVEHHLKNLTEYAIDYYKGLLEKYGKGKERKTEIKSFDNIQAHTVAANNQKLFVNRQEGFIGYGMKKDEFVTDCSDLDDVIAFKRDGTYKVVRIEEKVFVGKDIIHVDIFRKNDERRVYNAAYLDGKTGRTMVKRFQVLSVTRDREYDLTKGAKGSKVSYLEARPNGESEVINVKLSNSCRARVKVFDFDFAELEIKGRGAGGNILTKYPVKKIEFKLLGESSFGGLKIFYDQSVGKLNTDERGQLIGSFHGDDNILVIYKDGSYELSNYELTNRFDGEKVELIEKFDPNSIISCVYFDGASKNYFVKRFQIETRTMNKPFVFISEHKKSTLTVVSTDKDPQLEIEFRKGKGREKESATYDFDMLIDVKGWKAIGNKLSQYDVTKVKLLESKKEEKAKEYKTGDSVELDVDDDKEQLGLF, from the coding sequence ATGGAAGAAAATAACGAAAATAAAGAACCGAATAACAACCAAAACGGAGAGGATAAGGACAAATTACATAATGTGATTGCGGTTTCGGGTATGTACGAAAACTGGTTTTTGGATTATGCTTCCTACGTAATCCTTGAGCGAGCAGTACCTGCCAATGAAGACGGTTTTAAGCCTGTTCAGAGGCGTATCATGCACGCCATGAAGGAAATGGATGATGGGCGTTTCAATAAGGTGGCCAACATTATCGGGCAAACCATGCAATATCACCCCCATGGTGATGCTTCTATAGGAGATTCCATTGTGAACATGGGGCAAAAAGATATTCTGATTGAAACGCAGGGAAACTGGGGAGATATTAGAACGGGTGATAGTTCAGCGGCACCAAGGTATATTGAAGCCAGACTTTCGAAATTTGCTTTGGACGTGGTCTTCAATCCACAAACAACGGAATGGCAATTATCTTATGATGGCCGTAAAAAGGAACCAGTTACTTTACCTGTAAAATTCCCATTACTATTAGCACAGGGTGTAGAAGGGATCGCAGTAGGACTTTCCACGAAGATTCTTCCGCACAACTTCTGCGAGTTAATCAAAGCATGTATTGATGTATTAAAGAATAAAAAGATTGAAATCTATCCTGATTTTCCAACAGGTGGTATGGCTGATTTTTCTGAATATAATCAAGGCTTAAGAGGCGGAAAAATCAGGGTAAGAGCAAAGATTGAAGAAGGGGAGAAGCGTACGCTATTAATCAAGAATATTCCATTTGGAACTACCACCACAGGCTTGATTGAATCCATCATTAAAGCAAATGATAAGGGGAAAATCAAGGTGAAGAAAGTGGTGGATAATACGGCTAAAGATGTTGAAATTGAAGTTCAATTGGCAGCTGGGCAGTCTCCTGATATCACTATTGATGCTTTGTATGCCTTTACAGATTGTGAGATTTCCATTTCACCCAATGCTTGTGTGATTATAGAGGATAAACCTATTTTCCTTCCAGTAAATGAGATTTTAAAGAAAAATGTAGAGGATACCTTAGGTTTATTAGAACGTGAATTGGAGATTAGAAGAGGAGAGTTAATGGAGAAAATCTTATTCTCCTCTTTGGAAAAAATATTTATTGAAAATAGAATTTACCGCAATATTGAAGAATGCGAAACTTGGGAAGCTGTTTTAGAAACTATTGATAAAGGATTAGAGCCTTTCAAACCACAATTCTATAGAGAAATCACACAGGATGACATCATCCGCTTGACAGAAATCAAAATCAAGCGAATTTCCAAGTTTGATAAATTCAAGGCAGATGAATTGATGCGCAAATTGGAAGATGAGCTAGCTCAGGTAGAGCATCATTTGAAAAACTTAACCGAATATGCCATTGATTATTATAAAGGCTTATTAGAAAAATACGGTAAAGGAAAAGAGCGTAAAACTGAAATCAAGAGCTTTGACAATATTCAAGCTCATACCGTTGCTGCCAATAATCAAAAGCTTTTTGTTAACAGACAAGAGGGCTTTATTGGATATGGAATGAAGAAGGATGAGTTTGTTACCGACTGCTCGGATTTGGATGATGTGATTGCCTTCAAGCGTGATGGAACTTATAAAGTTGTTCGAATTGAAGAAAAGGTTTTCGTAGGAAAAGATATTATTCATGTCGATATTTTCCGTAAGAATGATGAGCGTAGGGTATATAATGCGGCTTATTTGGATGGAAAGACAGGTCGAACAATGGTTAAAAGATTTCAGGTGTTGTCTGTAACTCGAGATAGAGAATATGATTTGACAAAAGGAGCAAAAGGTTCAAAAGTATCGTATCTGGAAGCACGTCCTAATGGCGAGTCGGAAGTAATTAATGTGAAACTATCAAATTCCTGCCGAGCAAGGGTAAAAGTTTTTGATTTTGATTTTGCTGAGTTGGAGATCAAAGGAAGAGGTGCAGGAGGAAATATTTTAACAAAATATCCTGTTAAGAAAATTGAATTTAAATTGCTTGGAGAAAGCAGTTTCGGTGGATTGAAAATCTTTTATGACCAATCTGTAGGCAAGTTGAATACAGATGAAAGAGGTCAGTTGATTGGTTCTTTCCATGGCGATGATAATATTTTGGTGATTTATAAAGATGGTTCTTATGAACTCAGCAATTATGAATTAACCAATCGCTTTGATGGGGAGAAAGTAGAATTAATTGAGAAATTTGATCCAAATAGCATTATCTCGTGTGTTTATTTTGATGGGGCTTCAAAAAACTATTTTGTGAAGCGTTTTCAGATTGAAACACGCACTATGAACAAGCCATTCGTGTTTATTTCTGAACATAAAAAATCAACTTTAACAGTTGTGAGTACCGATAAAGACCCACAATTGGAGATTGAATTCCGTAAAGGAAAAGGCAGAGAAAAAGAGTCAGCAACCTATGATTTCGATATGCTGATTGATGTAAAAGGCTGGAAAGCCATCGGAAATAAGCTTTCTCAGTATGATGTTACTAAAGTGAAATTATTGGAAAGCAAGAAGGAAGAGAAAGCAAAAGAATACAAGACTGGTGATTCAGTAGAGCTTGATGTGGATGATGATAAAGAGCAATTAGGTTTATTTTAG
- a CDS encoding DNA topoisomerase IV subunit B, producing the protein MAEFQYDEDSIKSLDWREHIRMRPGMYIGKLGDGSSPDDGIYVLVKEVIDNSIDEHMMGFGKTIEIKITDQRVEVRDYGRGIPLGKVVDCVSKINTGGKYDTGAFQKSVGLNGVGTKAVNALSNYFKVQAFREGQTKVAEFQRGVLTNDAQVTSSSGRNGTLIAFEPDETVFKNYHFIPGFLEEQMWNYAFLNSGLTINFNGDKFHSANGLADLLDRKSDEETNRYPIIHLKGEDIEMAMTHANQYGEEYYSFVNGQNTTQGGTHLTAFKEAIVKTIRDFYGKNYDPSDIRQAIVAAVAVRVQEPVFESQTKTKLGSQNVAPDGPTMRTFINDFVKKALDDFLHRNPKTAEAIQKRIMQSERERKDMAGIKKLANERAKKANLHNKKLRDCRVHYDDNKHDRKDDTMIFITEGDSASGSITKSRDVQTQAVFSLRGKPLNCYGKTKKLVYENEEFNLLQHALNIEEGLEGLRYRKVIIATDADVDGMHIRLLLMTFFLQFFPDLVRDGHLYILDTPLFRVRNKKETIYCYSDEERRRAIEKIGKAAEITRFKGLGEISPEEFGEFINENIKLDPIILNNQTKIKDLLTFYMGTNTMERQQFIIDKLRVEKDLEEELAEA; encoded by the coding sequence ATGGCAGAATTTCAATATGACGAGGATAGTATAAAATCACTGGATTGGCGGGAGCATATTCGTATGCGACCTGGTATGTATATCGGTAAATTGGGAGACGGTTCTTCTCCTGATGATGGAATATACGTATTGGTAAAAGAAGTGATTGATAACTCCATTGATGAACATATGATGGGGTTTGGTAAAACAATAGAAATAAAAATTACCGACCAAAGGGTAGAGGTTAGAGATTATGGAAGAGGAATCCCGCTTGGAAAAGTGGTGGATTGTGTCTCCAAAATCAATACTGGTGGTAAGTATGATACAGGCGCTTTCCAAAAATCAGTAGGTTTAAATGGAGTTGGTACCAAAGCGGTGAATGCGCTGTCTAACTATTTTAAAGTTCAAGCTTTTCGAGAGGGACAAACTAAAGTTGCTGAATTCCAAAGAGGGGTATTAACGAATGATGCTCAGGTGACTTCATCCAGTGGCAGAAACGGAACATTAATAGCTTTTGAGCCTGATGAAACTGTTTTCAAGAATTATCATTTTATTCCAGGTTTTTTGGAAGAGCAAATGTGGAATTATGCTTTCTTGAATTCTGGTTTAACTATTAATTTTAATGGTGATAAATTCCATTCTGCTAATGGTTTAGCAGATTTATTGGACAGAAAATCAGATGAAGAAACAAATCGATATCCCATTATCCACCTAAAAGGAGAGGATATTGAAATGGCGATGACGCATGCCAACCAATATGGTGAAGAATATTATTCATTCGTAAACGGTCAAAACACAACGCAGGGTGGAACCCATTTGACTGCTTTTAAGGAAGCCATAGTAAAAACCATTCGTGATTTTTATGGCAAGAATTATGATCCTTCTGATATTAGACAAGCAATTGTTGCTGCAGTGGCTGTCCGTGTGCAAGAACCTGTTTTTGAATCTCAAACAAAAACTAAATTAGGGTCACAGAATGTGGCACCTGATGGCCCCACAATGCGTACTTTCATCAATGATTTCGTGAAGAAAGCATTAGATGATTTCTTGCATAGAAACCCTAAAACGGCTGAAGCGATACAAAAGAGAATCATGCAGTCGGAGCGGGAGCGCAAAGACATGGCAGGAATCAAAAAATTAGCCAACGAAAGAGCCAAAAAAGCTAATCTTCATAATAAGAAATTAAGGGATTGTCGTGTTCATTATGATGATAATAAGCATGATAGAAAAGATGATACCATGATTTTCATCACGGAGGGAGATTCTGCCTCTGGTTCTATTACCAAATCACGTGATGTGCAAACACAGGCTGTATTTAGTCTAAGAGGTAAACCTTTGAATTGCTATGGTAAGACTAAAAAGCTGGTTTACGAAAATGAAGAATTCAATCTTCTGCAACATGCATTGAATATTGAAGAAGGTTTAGAAGGTTTGCGCTACAGAAAAGTTATTATTGCCACAGATGCTGATGTGGATGGTATGCATATCCGATTGCTTTTAATGACCTTTTTCCTTCAGTTTTTCCCCGATTTAGTTCGTGATGGACATTTGTATATCCTTGATACACCTTTATTTAGGGTGAGAAATAAAAAGGAAACTATTTATTGCTATTCAGATGAAGAAAGAAGAAGAGCGATTGAGAAAATTGGAAAGGCGGCAGAAATAACTCGATTTAAAGGATTAGGGGAGATTTCTCCAGAGGAATTTGGTGAATTTATCAATGAAAATATAAAGTTGGATCCTATTATTTTAAATAACCAAACCAAGATAAAGGATCTCTTGACTTTTTATATGGGAACCAATACCATGGAAAGGCAACAGTTCATCATTGATAAATTGAGGGTAGAGAAGGATTTAGAGGAAGAGTTAGCGGAGGCCTGA
- a CDS encoding SanA/YdcF family protein, translated as MIKFFIRLGLFLLISAIVFAIFSNVFIITKTSSYIYENINNIPEKEIALVLGTSKRNMKGEANSFFDNRMDAAAELFHKGKVKGLLLSGDNRTRYYNEPSDMKKALMKKGVPENVISIDTAGLSTIESVYRCKEIFKHQDVAIITQEFHAFRALYISQYYEMDAIAFPAAEVPVYSSTKVTIREFFARPKALLDLYVLNSWSAE; from the coding sequence ATGATTAAGTTCTTCATTCGTCTTGGCTTATTTCTTTTAATATCCGCCATAGTATTTGCAATATTTTCCAATGTTTTCATTATCACTAAAACTAGTTCTTATATCTATGAGAATATAAATAATATTCCTGAAAAAGAGATTGCATTAGTTTTAGGTACTAGCAAGCGCAATATGAAAGGGGAAGCCAACAGTTTTTTTGATAATAGAATGGATGCTGCGGCAGAACTTTTCCATAAAGGCAAAGTGAAAGGCCTCTTGTTGAGTGGCGATAATAGAACGCGCTATTATAATGAGCCTAGTGACATGAAAAAGGCATTGATGAAGAAAGGTGTGCCAGAAAATGTCATATCAATAGATACGGCTGGCTTGAGCACTATCGAAAGCGTCTATCGTTGTAAAGAAATCTTCAAGCATCAAGATGTAGCTATTATTACGCAAGAATTCCATGCTTTTAGGGCTCTGTATATTAGCCAGTATTACGAAATGGATGCCATTGCATTTCCGGCAGCAGAAGTACCCGTTTATTCTTCCACAAAAGTAACTATTCGTGAATTTTTTGCTCGTCCGAAAGCCTTATTGGATTTGTATGTGCTGAATTCTTGGTCAGCAGAGTAA
- a CDS encoding SatD family protein — MNYQIIMADVINSSTFSGSALMKDFKKLIEKANKLFEKQIISPLTITLGDEFQGVVKDLNSAVELVFYLDQELLKSEFQLRYALQLGEIETPINKNIAYGMLGNGLTMARENLQYGKEENKRFSVSGYDDLLNEKLDKAFMLYDFFYMSWSEKEKSIVYQFLLGKEYKKVAEIFQKDNSTMWRKEKSLNLKEFKIAKQLIKLLLK, encoded by the coding sequence ATGAATTATCAAATTATAATGGCAGATGTTATCAATAGTTCTACTTTTTCGGGTAGCGCATTGATGAAAGATTTTAAAAAATTAATAGAGAAAGCAAATAAGTTATTTGAAAAGCAAATAATTTCACCCTTGACTATAACGCTAGGAGATGAATTTCAAGGTGTAGTTAAGGATTTAAATTCTGCTGTAGAGTTGGTTTTTTATTTAGACCAGGAATTATTGAAATCTGAATTTCAGTTACGATATGCTCTACAATTAGGTGAAATAGAAACGCCCATAAATAAAAACATTGCTTACGGAATGTTGGGAAATGGGCTGACTATGGCAAGAGAAAATTTGCAATATGGGAAAGAAGAAAATAAAAGGTTTTCAGTTTCAGGTTATGATGATTTACTAAATGAAAAGCTAGATAAAGCATTTATGCTTTATGATTTTTTCTATATGAGTTGGTCGGAAAAGGAAAAGTCAATAGTCTATCAATTTCTTCTGGGTAAGGAGTACAAAAAAGTAGCTGAGATTTTCCAAAAAGATAATTCAACTATGTGGAGAAAGGAAAAAAGCTTGAATTTAAAGGAATTTAAGATAGCTAAGCAACTGATTAAATTGTTATTAAAGTGA
- a CDS encoding TonB-dependent receptor domain-containing protein: MKYKILLVLLLISSLSFAQQRGGYGGGASSQITGKITGTIVDGSNSEPVSYATVVIKSPKDGGTVNGVVTGDDGSFKLVGLKLGKYIVEVSFVGYQKFSQEVELTPREPDYEFESIKLSTDTDQLDEVVVSGQRETIENKIDRIVYNAEQDVANMGGDASDVLRRAPLLSVDQDGNVSLRGNSNVQILINGKPSSMFGANTGDALKMIPSDQIKSVEVITSPSAKYDGEGTAGIINIITKKQTPQGFAGNVDVTAGTRINRAVVGINAGKGRLGFNANGSSFYSWPQYATTDFYQKTVVNGQTNIREQNGENLSNRLGYFGNMGAFYDFNAFHSLSTSLRLRGFNSKSEGTNTVSQNLGGDETSFQRFQDNFSQNWGYEWSLDYVMKFPNQEGREFSASYKIDGNVRDQEFEINQDTPLNYEVARNINDGNNRENTVQIDYTHPMGEKFKLETGFKSIIRDIDSDFKYEQRPEGSNDYQVVDNRTDIFYYNQDVFAGYISTQTNITKKLGVIAGVRYEYTGLEGSFEEATERDFDPISYENWLPSIIVNQKFGKFNSVKLSYNRRIQRPSLGNVNPYEEIGNIRNISFGNPELNPELSDNYELGFSTFLKGTSVNLSFFYNDISEVIQSVIFEDAERNATVTTFENVGTQQNIGSNLFISTELFKIWTIRGGVNANYFMSEGLIQGQEVENNAWLFSGNINSNIKLPNDWMIDAFGFARPRRQTLQGYNPAFSIFGLGVKKQIWDKRGSIGLSIIEPFKERKPFESELGSEDSDFYQRNVFAIPFRSFGINFSYKFGQLDYKARQKRSRISNDDQKSGGDDGQSF; this comes from the coding sequence ATGAAATACAAAATCTTATTAGTATTACTTTTGATTAGTAGCCTATCTTTTGCACAACAAAGAGGTGGATATGGTGGTGGAGCTAGTTCTCAAATTACAGGGAAAATTACAGGAACAATAGTGGACGGAAGCAATTCTGAACCAGTTTCCTACGCAACGGTAGTTATTAAATCACCCAAAGATGGTGGGACCGTAAACGGTGTGGTCACTGGAGATGACGGGAGTTTTAAATTAGTTGGATTAAAACTAGGCAAATATATAGTGGAAGTCTCATTTGTTGGGTATCAAAAATTCTCGCAGGAAGTGGAATTAACGCCAAGAGAACCAGATTATGAATTCGAAAGTATTAAGCTCAGCACAGACACAGACCAACTGGATGAGGTGGTCGTTTCTGGTCAAAGGGAAACAATAGAAAACAAAATAGATAGAATAGTGTACAATGCGGAGCAAGATGTTGCTAATATGGGTGGTGATGCTTCGGATGTTTTAAGACGTGCACCATTACTATCAGTTGACCAAGATGGAAATGTATCCTTAAGGGGTAATTCAAATGTTCAGATTCTCATTAATGGTAAACCCAGCAGCATGTTTGGTGCGAATACAGGCGATGCTTTAAAAATGATTCCTTCAGACCAAATCAAAAGTGTTGAAGTGATCACCTCCCCTTCTGCAAAATATGACGGAGAAGGCACAGCGGGTATTATCAACATTATCACCAAAAAACAGACCCCACAAGGATTTGCAGGCAATGTAGATGTCACTGCTGGCACCCGTATCAACCGAGCAGTGGTTGGAATTAATGCCGGCAAAGGACGATTGGGATTTAATGCCAATGGTAGTTCCTTCTATTCTTGGCCGCAATACGCCACTACAGATTTTTATCAAAAAACTGTAGTAAATGGTCAGACTAATATCAGAGAGCAAAATGGGGAAAACCTTAGCAATAGATTAGGGTATTTCGGAAATATGGGTGCATTTTATGACTTCAATGCTTTTCATAGTTTATCAACAAGTTTACGTTTAAGAGGTTTTAACAGCAAGTCTGAGGGAACCAATACGGTTTCTCAAAATTTAGGGGGTGATGAAACTTCATTCCAGAGATTTCAAGATAACTTCTCTCAAAACTGGGGGTACGAATGGTCTTTAGATTACGTAATGAAATTTCCAAATCAAGAAGGACGAGAATTTTCTGCATCTTATAAAATCGATGGGAATGTTAGAGATCAAGAATTTGAAATAAATCAAGACACCCCATTGAATTATGAGGTAGCTCGAAATATCAATGACGGTAATAATAGAGAAAATACAGTACAGATTGATTATACTCATCCAATGGGTGAAAAATTCAAACTGGAAACAGGTTTCAAATCAATTATAAGAGATATTGATAGTGATTTCAAATATGAACAGCGGCCTGAAGGTTCAAATGACTATCAAGTTGTTGATAATAGAACAGATATATTTTACTATAATCAAGATGTATTTGCTGGGTATATTTCCACACAAACTAACATAACAAAAAAGCTTGGCGTAATAGCTGGAGTAAGGTACGAATACACAGGATTAGAGGGTAGTTTTGAAGAAGCAACTGAACGTGATTTTGATCCTATTTCTTACGAAAATTGGTTGCCAAGCATCATAGTAAATCAGAAATTTGGCAAGTTCAATTCAGTAAAATTATCCTATAATAGAAGGATTCAAAGACCTAGTTTGGGTAATGTAAACCCATATGAAGAAATCGGAAATATTAGAAATATTAGTTTTGGTAATCCTGAACTTAATCCAGAGCTATCGGATAATTATGAATTAGGCTTTAGTACCTTTTTGAAAGGGACATCTGTAAATCTATCATTCTTCTACAACGATATCAGTGAAGTAATTCAGTCGGTAATTTTTGAAGATGCTGAAAGAAATGCAACAGTAACGACATTTGAAAACGTGGGGACACAGCAAAATATTGGTTCTAATTTGTTTATCTCTACAGAACTATTTAAAATCTGGACTATAAGAGGTGGAGTAAACGCAAATTACTTTATGTCTGAAGGTTTAATTCAAGGACAGGAAGTAGAAAATAATGCGTGGTTATTCAGTGGAAATATCAATTCCAATATCAAATTACCAAATGATTGGATGATTGATGCCTTTGGCTTTGCCAGACCTAGAAGACAAACCTTACAAGGATATAATCCAGCGTTCTCCATTTTCGGTTTGGGTGTTAAAAAGCAAATTTGGGATAAAAGAGGAAGTATAGGTTTATCTATAATTGAGCCTTTTAAAGAAAGAAAACCATTTGAAAGCGAATTAGGTAGTGAAGACAGCGATTTCTATCAAAGAAACGTATTTGCTATTCCGTTCCGTTCTTTTGGAATTAATTTCAGTTATAAATTTGGTCAGCTAGATTATAAAGCCAGACAAAAAAGAAGTCGAATTTCCAATGATGACCAAAAATCAGGCGGGGATGATGGGCAGAGTTTTTAA
- a CDS encoding TrmH family RNA methyltransferase translates to MRADLNHFLTQKFGEFLSDERKQFIESVLENRTDFIRVVLEDIRDPHNANAIIRSGECLGIQHYHIIENENVFKLGRGVSRGAIKWVDVHQYPESKTPTADALHDLKSQGYKIVVTSPNKEACAPEELALDQPIAIVMGNERDGISEEAKSMADEFVRLPMHGFTESYNVSVASGITFYSLVSKMRSFVENWQFDEQTKADYRLQWYKKCMARPDDYEKFFVKAFELEKIK, encoded by the coding sequence ATGAGGGCTGATTTAAATCATTTTCTTACCCAAAAATTTGGTGAATTTCTATCAGATGAACGAAAGCAGTTTATTGAATCTGTTTTAGAAAACCGAACTGATTTCATTAGAGTGGTCTTGGAAGATATCCGAGATCCTCATAATGCCAATGCGATTATACGATCTGGGGAATGTTTAGGAATTCAGCACTATCATATCATTGAAAATGAAAATGTATTTAAACTAGGAAGAGGTGTAAGCAGAGGTGCTATTAAATGGGTGGATGTTCATCAATACCCAGAAAGTAAAACGCCTACAGCTGATGCTTTACATGATTTGAAATCACAAGGTTATAAGATTGTAGTGACTAGTCCAAATAAGGAAGCATGTGCACCAGAAGAGTTAGCTTTGGATCAGCCAATTGCTATAGTGATGGGAAATGAAAGAGATGGAATTAGTGAAGAAGCAAAATCCATGGCGGATGAATTTGTTCGTCTTCCTATGCATGGGTTTACGGAAAGCTATAATGTATCCGTTGCATCGGGCATCACATTTTATAGTTTAGTCAGCAAAATGCGGTCATTCGTAGAAAATTGGCAATTTGATGAGCAAACTAAAGCAGATTACCGTTTGCAGTGGTATAAAAAATGTATGGCTAGACCTGACGATTACGAAAAGTTTTTCGTTAAGGCATTTGAATTAGAAAAAATAAAATGA